A genomic stretch from Lathyrus oleraceus cultivar Zhongwan6 chromosome 2, CAAS_Psat_ZW6_1.0, whole genome shotgun sequence includes:
- the LOC127117550 gene encoding E3 ubiquitin-protein ligase UPL4, which produces MASSSDSCLTNYSIEDIQNQFKLLNKQFNDLMMSPKSDRYKDGKVLTILKEMLKMIQGDDDILDVESIIDTPLLLTNLHKAFNDLEQFRVISPYDTVDLEDPESHFMCLYIIPAEGETSLRRYTEEGEGDGIDPTLTFGQIQKFIWPKVKASQEPDEDQDAAQKLIFYIGGKEQDFRFSIYQALLCHYWRNDNDFDVSELWHYSSKHLITYRRFTTNLGPKFVEDFSDLEKEVRIILQFLCRIHTLGIGFPGAFVNIWLDKKLNEQMEDHFGGRSPQCLPPWWIYLVVTYPFLFSYETRGTFFQLAAYFHSYPAYLGTMADNALDKVTTGIVSRNLILDHAKQLMDQHASEDIELRVRFEGEIGNGIGPTSEFYTLVSKEFQKCDLMWRKDVSFGLFPCPRLASSIEQVKTKFVLLGQIVGKAIQNGKLLDIHFSKAFYKLMLGKELSIYDIESFEPRLGRILLEFKESVGRKKLTESDLRYKDGSIKDLCLSFVLPGYEEFTSEYKDVTVDLTNLQDYISFVKDATVGSGIIVQMEAFKEGFNQVFKLGSYPTGIQTFSIFTVEEFEAILCGQGENSWNLEELTEHINISDGYTAESVPIVNLLEILQGFNREQRRGFLQFVTGTPRLPTGGLASLNPKLRVVKISHTEKELPSAATCNNQLMLPPYLSKDTMKEKLLYAITEGQESFSFA; this is translated from the exons ATGGCTTCATCGAGTGACTCGTGTCTCACAAATTATTCCATTGAGGACATTCAAAATCAATTTAAACTTCTCAATAAGCAATTTAATGATTTGATGATGAGTCCTAAAAGTGACCGGTATAAAGATGGTAAGGTGTTAACCATCTTGAAGGAAATGTTAAAGATGATTCAGGGAGACGATGATATACTTGATGTGGAATCCATCATCGACACTCCATTGTTACTCACCAACCTCCACAAAGCATTCAATGATTTGGAACAATTTCGGGTTATTTCTCCGTACGATACCGTGGATCTTGAGGATCCTGAATCTCATTTCATGTGCCTCTACATTATACCTGCTGAGGGAGAGACAAGTCTCCGAAGATACACGGAAGAAGGAGAAGGTGACGGTATTGATCCTACGCTTACTTTTGgtcaaattcaaaaattcatctGGCCAAAG GTTAAAGCAAGTCAAGAACCAGATGAAGATCAAGATGCTGCACAGAAACTGATTTTTTACATTGGAGGAAAGGAGCAGGATTTTAGGTTTTCAATTTACCAAGCACTCCTTTGCCATTACTGGAGAAATGATAATGATTTTGATGTCTCCGAATTGTGGCACTACAGCTCAAAACATCTAATAACCTATAGAAGGTTCACCACAAATTTAGGTCCAAAATTTGTTGAAGATTTTTCAGACCTGGAAAAAGAAGTTCGGATTATTCTACAATTTCTTTGTAGAATTCATACTCTTGGTATAGGATTCCCTGGGGCCTTCGTTAACATTTGGTTGGATAAAAAGTTAAACGAGCAAATGGAGGATCATTTCGGGGGAAGATCACCTCAGTGTTTGCCTCCCTGGTGGATTTATCTGGTAGTTACTTATCCTTTTTTGTTCAGTTACGAAACAAGGGGCACATTTTTTCAATTGGCCGCATACTTTCATTCATATCCAGCTTACCTTGGAACTATGGCCGATAATGCGTTGGACAAAGTGACGACAGGTATAGTGTCTCGTAACCTTATTCTGGATCATGCTAAACAATTGATGGATCAACACGCAAGTGAAGATATAGAACTTAGAGTGAGATTTGAGGGTGAAATTGGCAATGGTATTGGACCAACTTCAGAGTTCTATACCCTAGTTTCGAAAGAATTTCAAAAGTGTGATTTAATGTGGAGAAAGGATGTATCTTTTGGACTTTTCCCTTGTCCAAGGTTAGCCTCATCTATTGAACAAGTAAAGACTAAGTTTGTTCTTTTAGGGCAAATTGTCGGCAAAGCAATTCAAAATGGCAAGCTATTGGATATCCACTTCTCTAAAGCTTTCTATAAACTCATGTTAGGGAAG GAATTGTCCATATATGATATTGAATCATTTGAACCCCGTCTTGGCAGAATATTACTAGAATTTAAGGAGTCTGTTGGCCGAAAAAAGCTTACAGAGTCAGATTTGAGATATAAAGATGGATCAATTAAAGACCTTTGTCTTAGTTTTGTTCTTCCTGGATATGAGGAATTCACTTCTGAATATAAAGATGTTACA GTAGACTTGACAAATTTACAAGACTATATTTCATTTGTGAAAGATGCAACTGTTGGGTCTGGAATTATAGTTCAAATGGAGGCTTTCAAAGAGGGATTTAACCAG GTTTTCAAGTTGGGATCCTATCCTACTGGCATTCAAACTTTTTCAATATTCACTGTAGAAGAATTTGAGGCTATCTTGTGTGGTCAAGGAGAAAATAGTTGGAAC TTAGAGGAGCTTACAGAGCACATTAATATCAGTGATGGATACACGGCAGAAAGTGTTCCTATTGTGAAT TTGCTTGAAATCCTTCAGGGGTTCAACCGGGAACAACGAAGGGGATTTCTACAGTTTGTTACTGGTACACCAAGGCTTCCTACTGGAGGATTAGCATCCTTAAATCCCAAATTAAGAGTTGTAAAG ATTTCACACACAGAGAAAGAGTTGCCTAGCGCGGCTACTTGTAATAACCAACTTATGCTACCTCCTTACCTTTCAAAA GACACAATGAAAGAAAAGCTTTTGTATGCCATAACAGAGGGACAAGAATCTTTCAGCTTTGCATAA
- the LOC127117549 gene encoding multiple RNA-binding domain-containing protein 1 has translation MSRICVKNLPKYVAEDRLRELFSQKGEITDVNLRTKNGRSRQFAYIGFRTDQEAQEAIQYFNKSYLDTLRITCEVSQKRNDANLPRPWSRHSTKKDNKVIAPDAKKHARAKGQEDNSKDPKLQDFLHVMQPRAKSKLWENDTALVSNDGNNQAALNKETDGTSIANHPILSDTQVVGLPNNPDSDKSRELMTDMDYFKSRVITEWSDSASSDDENDNDNSDDDEDNRSHGSECEEDCGNNPSERDPRSGAQELDLEGQEDIFGEDVANDKFQVSATEEKKEDSESCRLFARNLPYTTTEEELEEHFSQFGGVSQVHLVVDKETKRSKGIAYIHFTVPDFAARALQESDNSIFQGRLLHVMPAIPRRSNNEENNVSKDQGTKTLKQRREEERKAAEASGDTRAWNSLFMRPDTIVENVARKYGVSKSDLLDREADDLAVRIALGETQVISETKSAFKKAGVNVEALEELAKGKVDGIKRSNHVILAKNLPYGATENELANMFGKFGSLDKIILPSTKTLALVVFLEAAEAKAAFRGLAYKRYKDAPLYLEWAPSNVVSPKSTSKDNEMNSGIGEKDVKRQKLEQDVERISDVEIDPDRVEARSLFVKNLSFKTTDEGLRKHFSQHMKEGKFLSVKVKKHLKNGKNVSMGFGFVEFDSTETATSVCSDLQGSVLDSHALILQLCHVKNDGKVQKRVEKDKSSTKLLVKNVAFEATKKDLRQLFSPFGQIKSLKLPMKFGNYRGFAFVEYVTQQEAQNALTALSSTHLYGRHLVIERAKEGNSLEELRAQTAVQFNANNSSKKRKAISMLDERFD, from the exons AT GTCGAGGATATGCGTGAAGAATCTCCCTAAATATGTTGCCGAGGATCGACTTAGAGAATTATTTTCTCAGAAAGGAGAAATAACTGATGTCAATCTGCGTACCAA AAACGGAAGAAGTCGCCAATTTGCCTATATTGGCTTCCGTACAGACCAGGAAGCTCAGGAAGCCATTCAATATTTTAATAAATCCTACCTTGACACACTTAGAATTACCTGTGAG GTGTCTCAGAAACGCAATGATGCAAATCTTCCTCGTCCGTGGAGTCGGCATTCAACAAAAAAGGACAATAAAGTGATCGCCCCAGATGCAAAAAAACATGCTAGAGCTAAAGGGCAAGAAGACAATTCTAAGGACCCGAAGCTTCAAGATTTTCTTCATGTCATGCAACCTCGTGCAAAGTCTAAGCTGTGGGAAAACGACACTGCACTTGTATCCAATGATGGTAACAACCAAGCAGCATTGAATAAAGAGACGGATGGTACATCAATTGCAAACCATCCTATCTTAAGCGACACACAAGTAGTTGGATTACCAAATAATCCCGATTCCGACAAGTCACGTGAGCTTATGACTGATATGGATTATTTCAAGAGTAGAGTGATAACAGAGTGGTCTGATTCTGCAAGCAGCGATGATGAAAACGACAATGACAACAGTGATGATGACGAAGATAACCGCAGTCATGGTAGTGAATGTGAAGAAGATTGTGGTAATAACCCTTCTGAAAGAGACCCAAGAAGTGGTGCTCAAGAGTTAGATCTAGAGGGCCAAGAAGATATTTTTGGAGAGGATGTTGCCAACGATAAGTTTCAAGTGAGTGCAACTGAGGAGAAGAAAGAAGATTCTGAGTCATGTCGACTCTTTGCCCGTAATCTGCCATACACGACCAC GGAGGAGGAACTGGAAGAGCATTTCAGTCAGTTTGGCGGTGTCTCACAGGTTCATTTAGTTGTTGATAAGGAAACGAAACGATCCAAGGGAATAGCTTATATTCATTTCACAGTTCCAGATTTTGCAGCCAG GGCGTTGCAAGAGTCGGACAATTCAATCTTCCAGGGAAGATTATTACATGTTATGCCAGCTATACCAAGACGTTCAAACAATGAAGA GAACAATGTTTCCAAGGATCAAGGAACAAAAACTCTCAAACAACGAAGAGAAGAAGAGAGGAAAGCAGCTGAAGCTAGTGGAGATACCAGAGCATGGAATAGTCTGTTCATGCGCCCTGATACA ATTGTAGAAAATGTTGCTCGGAAATATGGTGTTAGTAAAAGTGATTTACTGGATCGAGAAGCTGATGATCTTGCTGTACGTATTGCTCTGGGAGAAACACAAGTGATTTCAGAAACAAAAAGTGCATTTAAAAAAGCTGGAGTGAACGTGGAAGCTTTGGAGGAGCTTGCGAAGGGTAAAGTTGATGGCATTAAAAGAAGTAACCATGTAATTTTAGCCAAGAATTTGCCCTATGGTGCTACCGAAAATGAACTTGCAAACATGTTTGGGAAATTTGGTAGTTTGGATAAAATAATTCTCCCCTCCACGAAAACATTGGCCCTG GTTGTTTTCCTTGAAGCAGCAGAAGCTAAAGCTGCTTTTAGAGGTTTAGCTTACAAGCGTTACAA GGATGCTCCCTTATACTTGGAGTGGGCTCCTTCCAATGTTGTTAGCCCAAAATCAACATCTAAAGATAACGAGATGAATAGTGGAATTGGTGAAAAGGATGTCAAGCGACAGAAACTGGAGCAAGATGTGGAAAGAATATCAGATGTCGAAATTGATCCAGACAGAGTAGAG GCTCGGTCCCTGTTTGTCAAGAACCTAAGTTTCAAGACAACAGATGAGGGTTTGAGGAAACATTTCAGTCAACACATGAAAGAGGGAAAATTTTTGAGTGTCAAG GTGAAGAAGCATTTGAAAAATGGGAAAAATGTTTCTATGGGGTTTGGATTTGTTGAGTTTGACTCCACAGAGACTGCTACAAGTGTTTGCAGCGATTTACAG GGGAGTGTTTTGGACAGTCATGCTCTTATCTTACAACTTTGTCATGTCAAGAATGATGGTAAAGTACAAAAGAGAGTTGAGAAAGACAAGAGTTCAACCAAGTTGCTTGTGAAAAATGTTGCTTTTGAGGCAACAAAGAAGGATCTGAGACAATTGTTTAGCCCGTTTGGCCAG ATTAAAAGTTTAAAATTGCCAATGAAGTTTGGAAATTATAGAGGGTTTGCTTTTGTGGAGTATGTTACCCAGCAGGAGGCACAAAATGCTCTTACAGCTCTCTCAAGCACCCACTTGTATGGCAGACATCTT gtGATAGAGAGAGCGAAAGAAGGTAATAGTTTGGAGGAACTGCGGGCTCAAACTGCTGTTCAATTTAATGCTAATAACTCATCCAAGAAAAGGAAAGCCATCAGTATGCTTGATGAAAGGTTTGATTAG
- the LOC127117551 gene encoding uncharacterized protein LOC127117551 isoform X1, whose protein sequence is MNMASFAGNIGFKISCHLLPRVFSIPRNIWKFQIACLKSRDFSSSSVTVRYIPITSCRVKIPHLEYCSFADGSVIKINDGKIGHATIAHCETSQNPDEVHTDLLFHDIEEGSEQMEEVGELTVPQTEDSGEQDFIRLDKSTNDVEQSAVKLLASRALTAVELRKKLLSKRFSPNAVEAVINKLQRQGFINDKLYAESFSQSKWSSSTWGPRRIKQALFKKGVSQPDAENAVEVVFKDKNDGAEEEKSIINLSKKSMDHLYVQASKQWFKGENVPKETRKSRIIRWLQYRGFDWNVISIIVNKLDRHEHNPP, encoded by the exons ATGAACATGGCAAGTTTCGCGGGAAACATTGGCTTCAAAATCTCGTGTCATCTTCTACCTCGCGTTTTTTCAATTCCACG GAACATTTGGAAGTTTCAGATTGCTTGCTTGAAGAGTAGAGACTTTAGTTCTTCTTCTGTTACTGTTAGGTACATTCCTATAACATCATGCAGGGTGAAGATTCCTCATTTGGAATATTGTAGCTTTGCTGATGGCAGTGTAATCAAGATAAATGATGGTAAAATTGGGCATGCAACAATTGCACATTGTGAAACTTCTCAAAATCCAGATGAAGTTCATACTGACTTACTATTTCATGACATTGAAGAAG GTTCCGAACAAATGGAGGAGGTTGGAGAACTGACAGTCCCTCAGACAGAAGACTCTGGTGAGCAGGATTTTATACGACTTGACAAATCTACCAATGACGTTGAACAATCAGCTGTCAAATTACTTGCATCTAG GGCACTCACGGCAGTTGAATTGAGAAAGAAATTGCTTAGCAAGAGATTCTCTCCTAATGCAGTGGAGGCAGTGATAAACAAGCTCCAGAGACA AGGGTTCATCAATGATAAGTTGTATGCTGAATCGTTTTCTCAATCTAAATGGTCTTCGTCTACTTGGGGTCCAAGACGGATCAAACAA GCACTGTTCAAGAAGGGAGTTAGTCAACCTGATGCTGAAAATGCAGTTGAAGTAGTTTTTAAGGACAAGAATGATGGTGCTGAAGAAGAAAAATCAATTATTAACTTGTCAAAGAAATCCATGGATCATCTTTATGTTCAGGCCTCAAAGCAGTGGTTCAAAGGTGAAAATGTTCCAAAGGAAACAAGAAAGTCAAGGATTATTCGATGGCTTCAGTATCGTGGTTTTGACTGGAATGTCATTAGCATCATAGTCAATAAACTAGACAGACATGAGCACAATCCTCCATAG
- the LOC127117551 gene encoding uncharacterized protein LOC127117551 isoform X2, with product MNMASFAGNIGFKISCHLLPRVFSIPRYIPITSCRVKIPHLEYCSFADGSVIKINDGKIGHATIAHCETSQNPDEVHTDLLFHDIEEGSEQMEEVGELTVPQTEDSGEQDFIRLDKSTNDVEQSAVKLLASRALTAVELRKKLLSKRFSPNAVEAVINKLQRQGFINDKLYAESFSQSKWSSSTWGPRRIKQALFKKGVSQPDAENAVEVVFKDKNDGAEEEKSIINLSKKSMDHLYVQASKQWFKGENVPKETRKSRIIRWLQYRGFDWNVISIIVNKLDRHEHNPP from the exons ATGAACATGGCAAGTTTCGCGGGAAACATTGGCTTCAAAATCTCGTGTCATCTTCTACCTCGCGTTTTTTCAATTCCACG GTACATTCCTATAACATCATGCAGGGTGAAGATTCCTCATTTGGAATATTGTAGCTTTGCTGATGGCAGTGTAATCAAGATAAATGATGGTAAAATTGGGCATGCAACAATTGCACATTGTGAAACTTCTCAAAATCCAGATGAAGTTCATACTGACTTACTATTTCATGACATTGAAGAAG GTTCCGAACAAATGGAGGAGGTTGGAGAACTGACAGTCCCTCAGACAGAAGACTCTGGTGAGCAGGATTTTATACGACTTGACAAATCTACCAATGACGTTGAACAATCAGCTGTCAAATTACTTGCATCTAG GGCACTCACGGCAGTTGAATTGAGAAAGAAATTGCTTAGCAAGAGATTCTCTCCTAATGCAGTGGAGGCAGTGATAAACAAGCTCCAGAGACA AGGGTTCATCAATGATAAGTTGTATGCTGAATCGTTTTCTCAATCTAAATGGTCTTCGTCTACTTGGGGTCCAAGACGGATCAAACAA GCACTGTTCAAGAAGGGAGTTAGTCAACCTGATGCTGAAAATGCAGTTGAAGTAGTTTTTAAGGACAAGAATGATGGTGCTGAAGAAGAAAAATCAATTATTAACTTGTCAAAGAAATCCATGGATCATCTTTATGTTCAGGCCTCAAAGCAGTGGTTCAAAGGTGAAAATGTTCCAAAGGAAACAAGAAAGTCAAGGATTATTCGATGGCTTCAGTATCGTGGTTTTGACTGGAATGTCATTAGCATCATAGTCAATAAACTAGACAGACATGAGCACAATCCTCCATAG